The DNA region CTCATATGATATACATATGCAAATATAATTGTAATTTCTAAACAATAATTTTCAACTTTAACTAAGTACTTGTTTTTCAAACTTCAATCGAATACTGTCCAAACTTTAATTTGAAATGATTTCATAGCTTTTTAAGATGcttgcccaaaaaaaaaaaagcatattattttttatttgtccAAATTTTGATAGATAGAGTTATTCAATACATGTATTGGTGAGAgattaataaatattttataaaattaattgagTCATGCATAAGCTAATTCGAACAACacagttataaaataaaatataaaaagtatagTACCCTAAGCACTACGTTATACTATTTATGATTTGTAAGCATATTAGTTAGTGTTTTGGCTTTTCCTTTGATTAGTGGGTTAGGAAGACCGAATCGTGTTggctttttttcttcttttttccaagTCAACTTCGATATTAATATACTTTGTGGTTCTTTCCAAATTCATGTTCCCTTTTCTTTAACGTGTTTTCTACTGTCATCAAATTAAACTCGTCAATCTGTCAACCTAGtatttatgaaaattttgattttGTGCCTTACACAACTAACGCTAGTTGTGTGAGGCATATTTTTTGTCTCACAACTTTGTGATCCCAGAATTTTGTGGATCCAAATATATAAGATATGAGTCCATGTGAGATAAAAAGAGGCATCACACAACTAACGTCAGTTGTGTGAGACACACCATAAAATCACTCGTATCACTCTGAATTTTATTTTCTTGGTCCAAGTTGGAGGCCAAGAAAGGGTCAACAAAGCACCCACCAAATTTCCATCATGAAGAGTGAAGACCAtagatttaaaattttgtttatttgtaagTTCCTGAAGatgttttttctcttctttttaatAACTAACTGGTATTCAGAATTCATTGACCCGACTAATCTAGATTTGTGTCGCATATGACCATAAAAGGAGGCGCTCCCtacagggagacctttgattaaaGGTGGAGAATCTCATCAATCTCACCACACCTCTTGGCAGTGGTTCCTTAAGATGTTACTcctatctttaaaaaaaaaatgcacattttaaatttttattcaattttttataaattttttatatttcttaAAAGATTTAAAGTTTTAATTATCGGCAATAAATATACTTCTTAAGGTTCTTGTACAACTTTATATAAAACCAGATCTATATGCGAAGAAATCAAATAGCCATTTTGCTTCCCCCAGCTTTTCtaaattgatttttatttttattttatatttaatatgaaTCGAGATTATATTAATTATAAGCGCATAAATAAAACAGCAATGTCTACTCGTAATGCCACACTCCATTCACTAAGTACAAAATTGATATCTATACAATATTATAGATAATCTTCTCACAAAGTCTCTGTTCactataaattaataaaaagattAAGGAAGAAACACAATAACAGACTAACAAACGTAATAAGAAGAAGCTTTCTAACTAACATTCCCAACAAATACATCAAACTTACTTAGTTAAAAGTAAACATTTGACTACATTAATGATGTCTTTGGCTGACACCAGAAATTGATATTCTGGATTGGAAGGAACTCTGTTCTAAATTGGGCAAGTTACATAATTGCCCGATGACCAAACATAATTACATCCGCTAgtcaatatataaaaaatattcacTGATTAATGTATAAAAtatgcatatttttttgtatatagacattaatatacaaaaaatatacactTTGCCGGCTATTATTTTTTAGAGCGACTAAAGTGTGTAATTTTCCCTTCTAAATATCACTATTATCTGGCTAGTACATGCAAATCTAAATTTGTAAGTTAATGTGGAGTACTATTGCATCCACTACTAATTAATGAAATTAGAGTTGAACTAGTATTATATATTGTTTAAGAGATAATCAACTATATTTGTATAGTTGAAGTTCAAAACAGTATATAGAGTCATGGGATGGTTCTCTGAAGCCCTTATTAGGGTTTGCAAACTCAgttttttttacctttaaaacaaGCGTTTGGACGATTCCTTGCATTTTCAGGATTAGTTGATTGGTTATTAGAGAGACCTTTGGAGAAAGGATCAACTTACCTTGTATATTGAGCACTTCCTATAATTATTCTCAATCTCATTGCAACAAAATGAGCACACCTCCCAATCATAATACAAGTGATTAAAGAAGAACGATAGTTCAACAAGACACAGAATGAAGATAAAAATAACTAGTCTACATTTACTGTTGTGACTTCCTCTCTTTTTCCCCACGGGAAAGAGGGATGTCAATTAGATTTATACTGCCAAATTTAGCATCCaaactgagtttaaataaaagcAAAATGGAACAAAAATCTCAAGTCCAAGACCAAAACGGAAGAGAGAGAAGTAGAGCTAGGGTGAGAAAAAGGTGGTCTACGAAAGAGGTAAACTGCTAAGCAATAGAAGGAAGAGAGCTCATCTTCCATAGATTTCTTCTCTTTTATCAATAGCATTAGGCAGCAAAAGGCTTCCAAGGCAACGTTCAGGCTCTTCTGTTGGCATAATCACTGGATTCATTGTCATCTCTGTAATCTGCACCTGCATCAACTGGGCTATTAATATCACCAGTTTCAGCTTGGTTACTGGTATCATCATTGCCAAATTGATCACTGCTGCCAACATTGCTAGTGAAACTGTTGCTCGCAGCATCGCCAGTACCATAAGTGTCACCACTGCCTGCAGCAGCAGCACCTATGTTCTGGTTTTCACTGGCATAGCTGTCACCGCTTGGAAAGTTGTTCCCGCCACTTGTCCCAAAGCCAAAGCTGCTTTCTCCGCTTCCATAATTATTGGCTCCATAACTACCAGCAACATTAGCATCACCACCACCTCCGCTGCCATAATTGCCACTACCACCATAACCAGTAGCGCCATAATTACCACCACCACCATAACCAGAGTCTCCATAATTACCACCACCACCATAACCACCAGCTCCATAATTACCACCACCGCCATAACCACCAGCTCCAAAtcctccaccacctcctcctccgTATCCTCTTGTCCTGTCGTTCGCTATATTTACCCTAATCCTACGACCATCAAGCTCCTGAAAGAAATGCATTAAAACTAATTGTCATAACCAGCAAACAGAAATGCATGGATGTATACAGGCATGTCCACACAGAACTCTCTCCCCTCCCCCTGAAGACAACTATCATGCATATCTAAACACACAAAGATTTCTGGATAAACACTGATAGATACCAAGAAAGAACATCCCTTTAAAGTTATTCGCATCATGTGATACCAAACACCAAGAAAACAGGTTTTTTCCCCTGGAGcagcaaagtgatgaaaatccAACACACCTGTTGGTCCAAAGCCTGGATAGCAGCGCTGGCATCCTCAGAACTATTGAAAGTAACAAAGCCAAATCCCCTAGATCTTCCAGTTTCGCGATCCACAATTACTCTTGCTGCAACAAATTGAAAACTTTTTCAGTAATTCACCAAGAAATTAGTGTACATATGCATGCCTTCCCATATAGATATATACACGCGTTCATAGTAGCTTCAAACAGTAAAAATTGGTGAAGTAATTCTTCCATTAGTCAAAGTGACACACTTATAATTCCAATCAGAAATATACTAATGGTCACTTCATCACTAAGGCCCTCCTTTGACTCAAAATTAGTGCTTTTCATCCTTACacaacatctggaaattcattttGAGGAGCATCCACAAAAAGAGTACTCCCTACTTTGCCAAATATTTTAActcaaaattattcaaatcctacCCTGGCATTCTCTATTATGTGCAAATAACCATCTCTATAATAATGAAAAGGATGCACCAGAATGCAATAGTATGTAACATGCGAAAGCACGCCTGCAGCTGTCCAGCTTTAACTTCAAGCACAATGCCTAACTTCTATAGTCAAAATCAAACAGAGGTCTAAATTAGACAAACCTTCAACAACGTCTCCGTACTTGCTGAAAGCTTGTTTGAGAGCGTCGTCATTCGTGTTCCATGAGATTCCTACATTTTCAAACTAGAGGAAGTCAGCAGAAATTAGAAGAAATGTTGCAAATACTGAGCTTAGCATAAGAGAAACTACATGCACCTCCCACAAAAAGTTTTGAAGAAGACATGCATCTAATAAGTTGAAAAATTGAAGGCTTGGATGCAGATATTTCATGATTGATGTGCTGCTTGCTAACAGCCTGCCGAAGAATGTTCCCAGCTTTGGTAAAGAAAGCCATTCCTGAAAAAGGGGCAGAACAACTCATTtcaataaataaatgaaaaaggtAAAAGTGTGAATGCCATGATTATGATTTTGATCAGGTAGCATGCTGTTTATCAACTTACCCTTTGAGATTAATCTTTCAGTTTCAAACTCAATATAACATTTAATGTGGCACAGCAGCTAAGCTACATAAGAACTAGTTTCAATATTCTGAATTGTCAACTACCCCTAGTTTAAGAGGGGGTAGAAAATAAACCAACTGACTATCACAAGTAACCTTTAGTTCCCTTCGGGGGTGCTCATGTGGAGGGGAGAACAAGGAGAAGGGTGCAAAAACAATTTTCCCCAACCATTTAAGGGTACCATTTCAGATTTTTTATTTTCACAGACCACTGCTACTATGATTCACTCCCTAATAGTTGAAACTGAAAGTAGTAGTTAATTGTCAGAGAAATTAGTCAACCCTTTGA from Nicotiana tabacum cultivar K326 chromosome 24, ASM71507v2, whole genome shotgun sequence includes:
- the LOC107797091 gene encoding uncharacterized protein LOC107797091, which codes for MAFFTKAGNILRQAVSKQHINHEISASKPSIFQLIRCMSSSKLFVGGISWNTNDDALKQAFSKYGDVVEARVIVDRETGRSRGFGFVTFNSSEDASAAIQALDQQELDGRRIRVNIANDRTRGYGGGGGGGFGAGGYGGGGNYGAGGYGGGGNYGDSGYGGGGNYGATGYGGSGNYGSGGGGDANVAGSYGANNYGSGESSFGFGTSGGNNFPSGDSYASENQNIGAAAAGSGDTYGTGDAASNSFTSNVGSSDQFGNDDTSNQAETGDINSPVDAGADYRDDNESSDYANRRA